Proteins encoded within one genomic window of Streptomyces sp. NBC_01314:
- a CDS encoding NADPH-dependent FMN reductase, giving the protein MTLTTVVASTRPGRVGRSVADWFTTRAAECDQFESHTVDLRELALPFFDEPHPPALRQYTKSHTRQWSRIVEVSDAFVFVTPEYNGGFPAPLKNAWDYLVVEWQHKPAAFVSYGGVSAGTRAVQMGKQVVANLRMLPIGPTVSIPFVNELVEDGAFRPGKIHEAAAEQVLDELVRTARVMRRLRGGTY; this is encoded by the coding sequence ATGACACTCACCACTGTGGTGGCCAGCACGCGTCCCGGGCGGGTGGGAAGGTCCGTCGCGGACTGGTTCACCACCCGGGCCGCGGAGTGCGACCAGTTCGAGTCGCACACCGTCGACCTGCGGGAACTCGCCCTTCCCTTCTTCGACGAGCCGCATCCGCCCGCCCTGCGGCAGTACACGAAGAGCCACACCCGCCAGTGGAGCCGGATCGTCGAGGTGTCGGACGCGTTCGTCTTCGTCACCCCCGAGTACAACGGCGGCTTCCCCGCCCCTTTGAAGAACGCGTGGGACTACCTCGTCGTGGAGTGGCAGCACAAGCCGGCCGCGTTCGTCAGCTACGGAGGCGTCTCGGCGGGCACCCGGGCGGTGCAGATGGGCAAGCAGGTCGTGGCGAACCTCAGGATGCTGCCGATCGGCCCGACCGTGAGCATCCCGTTCGTCAACGAACTCGTCGAGGACGGCGCTTTCCGGCCCGGCAAGATCCACGAGGCCGCGGCCGAGCAGGTGCTCGACGAACTCGTGCGTACCGCCCGCGTCATGCGCCGACTGCGCGGCGGAACGTACTGA
- a CDS encoding LacI family DNA-binding transcriptional regulator, producing MITTKDIAERLGVSVSTVGRALADDPRISEETKFRVRRTASEMGYVGNRAARMMRGASSNVVALVIPDIRNSFYSTIAHELSKNMEAEGFQLMLAETDDDRMVELRHLRELSATRVAGVIIVPTARPHNDSVKLLRTVPHLQLLRRHPSLGSQWFGVDDHEALRQATAHLVAQAHTRIAYLGGPEELPTGAERLRGFRSALREGGLPDDAGRTELGPPSSVDHGRQAMRRLLKDPDAPTALVLGSIQLTRGVLEELSEQGVKVPGELSVIGFGDEPGFSWWGPGLTTIGLPIQEMATGCALWLMRRLKTKPGNDGPYTSISPGSLILRGSTASPGGKTSSRSR from the coding sequence GTGATCACGACCAAAGACATCGCCGAACGCCTCGGCGTCTCCGTCTCGACGGTCGGCCGTGCTCTCGCCGACGATCCCCGCATCAGCGAGGAGACCAAGTTCAGGGTCCGCCGGACCGCTTCCGAGATGGGATACGTCGGCAACCGCGCGGCCCGGATGATGCGCGGAGCCTCCAGCAACGTCGTCGCGCTGGTGATCCCGGACATCCGCAACAGCTTCTACTCGACCATCGCGCACGAGCTGTCCAAGAACATGGAGGCCGAGGGCTTCCAGCTGATGCTCGCGGAGACCGACGACGACCGGATGGTGGAGCTGCGCCATCTGCGGGAGCTGTCCGCGACCCGGGTGGCAGGCGTCATCATCGTGCCCACCGCACGCCCGCACAACGACTCCGTCAAGCTCCTGCGCACGGTGCCGCACCTGCAGCTGCTGCGCCGCCACCCCTCGCTCGGCTCCCAGTGGTTCGGCGTGGACGACCACGAGGCGCTGCGCCAGGCCACGGCTCACCTGGTGGCCCAGGCCCACACGCGTATCGCATACCTGGGCGGCCCCGAGGAACTTCCCACAGGCGCGGAACGTCTGCGCGGCTTCCGCAGCGCCCTGCGCGAAGGCGGCCTGCCGGACGACGCCGGCCGCACGGAGCTGGGACCGCCGTCGTCCGTGGACCACGGCCGCCAGGCGATGCGCCGGCTGCTGAAGGACCCGGACGCGCCCACCGCCCTCGTGCTGGGATCGATCCAGCTCACCCGGGGGGTCCTGGAAGAACTGTCCGAGCAGGGCGTGAAGGTGCCCGGGGAACTCTCCGTGATCGGGTTCGGAGACGAGCCGGGGTTTTCCTGGTGGGGTCCCGGACTCACCACGATCGGCCTGCCCATCCAGGAGATGGCCACGGGCTGCGCGCTGTGGCTGATGCGTCGCCTCAAGACCAAGCCGGGCAACGACGGCCCGTACACATCGATCTCCCCCGGATCACTGATCCTGCGCGGCAGCACGGCATCGCCCGGCGGAAAGACTTCGTCCAGGTCCCGCTGA